Proteins encoded within one genomic window of Clupea harengus chromosome 10, Ch_v2.0.2, whole genome shotgun sequence:
- the LOC116222121 gene encoding uncharacterized protein LOC116222121 gives MAAASSIQPPSVHAIKQDNSPFPDSDSPESRHDEDAPSEGTSLRDLPVLDPEEIEKRLEKTNRELSNRRKILIKNLPQDTTNQEVHDILKEYELKYCFVDRNKGTGNCPSYITTALPPIYQRILGKMDACLSDACSQPFLVVVRHPKRHTFPMQAIQTCSVSASQPLAPGVLPRSPKSDRGSIVGHGIVSVAAPMHYQATRMMHCFLSARLSALNKLEPLPLTLEKHLGKTLGLGLFNYHLASDGPQLTQPAMYGLTVALPKAPHYKCRPVLRREIHDGIPKSLYEESLCCAVLSSSLGLYEESLCCPVLFSESESL, from the exons ATGGCGGCAGCTTCCTCCATCCAGCCGCCGAGCGTACACGCAATAAAGCAGGACAATTCACCTTTCCCGGACTCCGACAGCCCCGAGAGCCGGCATGATGAAGACGCGCCATCTGAGGGTACGAGTCTTCGAGATTTGCCCGTTTTGGATCCGGAGGAAATCGAGAAGAGATTGGAGAAAACTAACCGTGAGCTGAGCAACAGGAGAAAAATCCTCATTAAGAACCTGCCACAAGATACAACTAACCAG gAGGTCCATGACATTCTGAAGGAGTATGAGCTCAAGTACTGTTTTGTCGACCGGAACAAAGGCACAGGTAATTGCCCGTCTTATATCACCACAGCGCTCCCACCAATATATCAAAGGATCCTCGGGAAAATGGATGCCTGCTTGTCCGATGCCTGCAGCCAGCCATTTCTGGTGGTTGTACGGCACCCGAAAAGACACACCTTTCCCATGCAAGCCATCCAGAcctgctctgtgtctgcctcccAACCCTTAGCCCCTGGGGTCCTGCCAAGGAGCCCAAAG TCTGACCGCGGCTCTATTGTTGGCCATGGTATTGTTTCGGTGGCTGCACCCATGCATTATCAGGCCACACGCATgatgcactg TTTCCTCAGTGCTCGCCTCAGTGCTCTCAACAAATTGGAGCCGCTGCCTCTTACTCTGGAAAAACACCTCGGCAAGACGCTCGGGCTCGGGCTGTTTAATTACCATTTGGCCTCCGACGGCCCGCAGCTCACCCAGCCAGCCATGTATGGCCTCACCGTGGCTCTTCCAAAAGCACCTCACTACAAATGTCGGCCAGTGTTGCGCAGGGAAATCCATGACGGAATTCCAAAG AGTCTCTATGAGGagtctctgtgctgtgctgtactgtccTCCTCTCTGGGTCTCTATGAGGAGtctctgtgctgtcctgtgcTCTTCTCTGAGTCAGAGTCTCTATGA